A section of the Oncorhynchus tshawytscha isolate Ot180627B linkage group LG09, Otsh_v2.0, whole genome shotgun sequence genome encodes:
- the LOC112259181 gene encoding uncharacterized protein LOC112259181 isoform X2 codes for MDRDLPWTPSSSSSTSSSWSSVVINVADLGAASTCRSIRFSLGPSHGPSEVANPRTGASTRNPTPFPSPIFSDESLGNEEEDDNLRKYCSASEDRDREDWDRPRSDPLRSVFGLSHSFIFSQVHRDAHRSLSEVILPSIQRRPKKMRPIILSADTRLIMAIVEIIIKQINARLAQIVLKGCASQGAEAPSTSISSPSSQFAEQMLRIITTTMNGHIMGQMALTRLSGKSPLEIESRLETELGPLAGQVIVATISSIQRAKSNAQTGHEVRVSSPCTYFLSAVSAEVQSLVVQRSGTRMSARQSGSNHLLNLSQAKITRAVELKMAEMYGGSLWDWSLTEQNIQPGHDRITAMSSDLVDLVLDDTLDALGYLENQALSGPQSVGYRNGIEGLDIDGVARDMVRKAAVKLKTSMSDLELEVGSRSSQGSSGPSNHSPLSRSHSDPRMLCVWSAAGVRTVLQVLKTELDSNSDESFDPLQMARNLLARLASGVKSIDNLEIGDMLQGTSAIMEPEAVREHPEISSTAIYHSLLIDCPFPPSERVQETIILSHPLTAQDVTTQRKKQHSADLQTDSLMAEYPAKAQRVVTQVIRDSPLTVNILSAHVSSKTIAEASTHVLESLLVDLNEAVEVSRAERSKFWEQVQLSSQKLYSTAVDKLKSLYTGCLLNNEQDHQDTHVTADKIQDMEVSTNNDLKDPTVAVSQELVRHSAKKILTKVLNVIKAGVAGSEHSSVGEQMTEECQVATEMLDSILNRLEDDEPDVGEEDHLHVMSVRDIYEDVSSKTSQVCMVMSSQAMDALTDDVSAATYVHDIVYRSESCLSQATSTHRSGTSQASSDLVVEYMSELHANCLDTALPVRCTSTAVGDTETCHVPSARVKKKSQGRRFSCCPKLPTVRIKMMIMLSHSFPNLRTTCHQHLHRSPVNVPCL; via the exons ATGGATAGGGATTTGCCCTggacaccatcatcatcatcatcaacttcCTCCTCCTGGTCTTCAGTCGTAATCAATGTAGCAGATCTGGGAGCGGCCTCCACATGCCGCAGCATCAGATTCAGCCTTGGGCCAAGTCATGGGCCAAGCGAGGTCGCCAACCCTAGAACTGGTGCCAGCACACGGAACCcaactcccttcccctcccccattTT CTCAGATGAGTCTTTGGgaaatgaggaagaggatgacAACCTAAGAAAATATTGCTCCGCATctgaggacagagatagagaggattgGGACAGACCCCGCTCAGACCCCCTGAGGTCTGTGTTTGGACTGTCTCACAGCTTTATCTTCAGTCAGGTTCACAGAGACGCCCACAGGTCCCTGAGTGAGGTCATACTGCCGTCCATCCAGAGGAGACCGAAGAAGATGAGGCCTATTATTCTGTCTGCGGACACCAGGCTGATCATGGCCATTGTGGAGATCATCATCAAGCAGATAAATGCAAGACTAGCCCAGATTGTGCTGAAAGGATGTGCCAGTCAGGGAGCCGAAGCTCCTTCGACCAGCATCAGCTCACCGAGCAGTCAATTTGCTGAGCAGATGCTGAGGATAATCACAACCACAATGAATGGCCATATCATGGGACAGATGGCGCTCACTCGGCTGTCTGGAAAGTCCCCTCTGGAGATCGAGAGCAGGCTTGAGACAGAGCTAGGGCCACTGGCAGGTCAGGTCATTGTTGCAACCATCAGCAGCATCCAGAGGGCGAAGAGCAATGCTCAGACAGGACATGAGGTTCGGGTGTCCTCACCTTGCACCTACTTCCTGTCAGCTGTGTCGGCTGAGGTGCAGAGTCTGGTGGTCCAGAGATCAGGGACCAGGATGTCAGCCAGACAGTCAGGCAGCAACCACCTGCTGAACCTGTCTCAGGCAAAGATCACCAGGGCCGTCGAGTTGAAAATGGCTGAAATGTACGGCGGATCCCTGTGGGATTGGTCCCTGACAGAACAGAATATCCAGCCAGGTCATGACAGAATCACTGCCATGTCCAGTGATTTGGTGGATTTGGTGCTCGATGATACCCTGGATGCCCTTGGATATCTAGAGAACCAGGCATTATCCGGGCCCCAGAGCGTTGGCTACCGGAACGGGATTGAAGGCCTCGACATTGATGGTGTGGCAAGGGACATGGTCCGGAAAGCTGCAGTCAAACTCAAGACATCCATGTCTGATCTTGAGCTGGAGGTGGGATCCAGATCCTCACAGGGCAGCAGTGGTCCCTCGAACCACTCACCTCTGTCTCGCTCCCACTCCGACCCGAGGATGCTCTGTGTCTGGTCAGCAGCGGGAGTCAGAACTGTCCTGCAAGTGTTAAAAACAGAGCTTGACAGCAACTCAGATGAGTCCTTTGATCCGCTCCAGATGGCTAGAAACCTTCTAGCACGTCTAGCGTCGGGTGTCAAGAGCATCGACAATCTGGAAATTGGTGACATGCTCCAGGGCACCTCAGCAATCATGGAGCCGGAGGCTGTGAGAGAACACCCAGAAATATCTTCCACTGCCATCTACCACTCCCTGCTCATTGATTGTCCTTTCCCACCATCAGAGAGGGTTCAGGAAACAATTATCCTAAGCCATCCACTCACTGCACAGGACGTGACCACACAGAGGAAAAAGCAGCATTCTGCTGACCTTCAGACCGACAGCCTAATGGCAGAATACCCTGCCAAGGCACAACGGGTAGTGACTCAGGTCATAAGAGATTCTCCTTTAACCGTGAACATCCTGTCAGCCCACGTCTCCTCAAAGACCATTGCTGAGGCCTCAACTCACGTTCTTGAGTCCCTTCTAGTGGACTTAAACGAGGCAGTTGAGGTGAGTAGGGCAGAGCGGAGCAAGTTCTGGGAACAGGTCCAGTTATCCTCCCAGAAACTTTACAGCACAGCTGTGGACAAGCTGAAGAGTTTGTACACTGGTTGCCTCCTCAACAACGAGCAAGACCACCAGGATACCCATGTAACCGCTGACAAAATCCAGGACATGGAAGTGTCTACCAACAATGACCTCAAAGACCCAACAGTTGCAGTCAGCCAAGAGTTAGTCCGACACAGCGCAAAGAAGATCCTCACAAAGGTTCTGAATGTGATCAAAGCCGGAGTAGCTGGCTCAGAGCACTCATCTGTGGGCGAGCAGATGACCGAAGAGTGCCAAGTTGCCACAGAGATGTTGGACTCCATTCTGAACAGACTAGAAGATGATGAGCCTGATGTGGGTGAAGAGGATCATCTTCATGTGATGTCTGTCCGTGACATCTACGAGGATGTCTCATCTAAAACCTCTCAGGTTTGTATGGTGATGAGTAGCCAGGCGATGGACGCGTTGACCGATGATGTGTCTGCCGCGACCTATGTGCATG ATATTGTGTACAGGTCAGAGAGTTGTCTCTCTCAGGCCACAAGTACCCACAGGTCAGGCACTAGCCAGGCCTCCAGTGACCTTGTTGTTGAGTACATGTCTGAGCTCCATGCCAACTGCCTTGACACCGCATTGCCTGTGAGGTGCACTTCTACAGCTGTTGGCGATACAGAGACTTGTCATGTCCCCTCTGCCAGAGTGAAGAAGAAGAGTCAGGGCCGGAGGTTCAGTTGCTGCCCAAAGTTGCCAACGGTCAGGATCAAG ATGATGATCATGCTGTCCCATTCATTCCCCAACTTGAGGACGACCTGCCACCAGCACCTGCACAGGAGTCCCGTAAACGTCCCCTGTTTGTGA
- the LOC112259181 gene encoding uncharacterized protein LOC112259181 isoform X1 translates to MDRDLPWTPSSSSSTSSSWSSVVINVADLGAASTCRSIRFSLGPSHGPSEVANPRTGASTRNPTPFPSPIFSDESLGNEEEDDNLRKYCSASEDRDREDWDRPRSDPLRSVFGLSHSFIFSQVHRDAHRSLSEVILPSIQRRPKKMRPIILSADTRLIMAIVEIIIKQINARLAQIVLKGCASQGAEAPSTSISSPSSQFAEQMLRIITTTMNGHIMGQMALTRLSGKSPLEIESRLETELGPLAGQVIVATISSIQRAKSNAQTGHEVRVSSPCTYFLSAVSAEVQSLVVQRSGTRMSARQSGSNHLLNLSQAKITRAVELKMAEMYGGSLWDWSLTEQNIQPGHDRITAMSSDLVDLVLDDTLDALGYLENQALSGPQSVGYRNGIEGLDIDGVARDMVRKAAVKLKTSMSDLELEVGSRSSQGSSGPSNHSPLSRSHSDPRMLCVWSAAGVRTVLQVLKTELDSNSDESFDPLQMARNLLARLASGVKSIDNLEIGDMLQGTSAIMEPEAVREHPEISSTAIYHSLLIDCPFPPSERVQETIILSHPLTAQDVTTQRKKQHSADLQTDSLMAEYPAKAQRVVTQVIRDSPLTVNILSAHVSSKTIAEASTHVLESLLVDLNEAVEVSRAERSKFWEQVQLSSQKLYSTAVDKLKSLYTGCLLNNEQDHQDTHVTADKIQDMEVSTNNDLKDPTVAVSQELVRHSAKKILTKVLNVIKAGVAGSEHSSVGEQMTEECQVATEMLDSILNRLEDDEPDVGEEDHLHVMSVRDIYEDVSSKTSQVCMVMSSQAMDALTDDVSAATYVHDIVYRSESCLSQATSTHRSGTSQASSDLVVEYMSELHANCLDTALPVRCTSTAVGDTETCHVPSARVKKKSQGRRFSCCPKLPTVRIKVFKGRVEPESLPAQKELPSQRFSTSRVALYDDHAVPFIPQLEDDLPPAPAQESRKRPLFVRMFRAISRAISKPFKGCAFCKKN, encoded by the exons ATGGATAGGGATTTGCCCTggacaccatcatcatcatcatcaacttcCTCCTCCTGGTCTTCAGTCGTAATCAATGTAGCAGATCTGGGAGCGGCCTCCACATGCCGCAGCATCAGATTCAGCCTTGGGCCAAGTCATGGGCCAAGCGAGGTCGCCAACCCTAGAACTGGTGCCAGCACACGGAACCcaactcccttcccctcccccattTT CTCAGATGAGTCTTTGGgaaatgaggaagaggatgacAACCTAAGAAAATATTGCTCCGCATctgaggacagagatagagaggattgGGACAGACCCCGCTCAGACCCCCTGAGGTCTGTGTTTGGACTGTCTCACAGCTTTATCTTCAGTCAGGTTCACAGAGACGCCCACAGGTCCCTGAGTGAGGTCATACTGCCGTCCATCCAGAGGAGACCGAAGAAGATGAGGCCTATTATTCTGTCTGCGGACACCAGGCTGATCATGGCCATTGTGGAGATCATCATCAAGCAGATAAATGCAAGACTAGCCCAGATTGTGCTGAAAGGATGTGCCAGTCAGGGAGCCGAAGCTCCTTCGACCAGCATCAGCTCACCGAGCAGTCAATTTGCTGAGCAGATGCTGAGGATAATCACAACCACAATGAATGGCCATATCATGGGACAGATGGCGCTCACTCGGCTGTCTGGAAAGTCCCCTCTGGAGATCGAGAGCAGGCTTGAGACAGAGCTAGGGCCACTGGCAGGTCAGGTCATTGTTGCAACCATCAGCAGCATCCAGAGGGCGAAGAGCAATGCTCAGACAGGACATGAGGTTCGGGTGTCCTCACCTTGCACCTACTTCCTGTCAGCTGTGTCGGCTGAGGTGCAGAGTCTGGTGGTCCAGAGATCAGGGACCAGGATGTCAGCCAGACAGTCAGGCAGCAACCACCTGCTGAACCTGTCTCAGGCAAAGATCACCAGGGCCGTCGAGTTGAAAATGGCTGAAATGTACGGCGGATCCCTGTGGGATTGGTCCCTGACAGAACAGAATATCCAGCCAGGTCATGACAGAATCACTGCCATGTCCAGTGATTTGGTGGATTTGGTGCTCGATGATACCCTGGATGCCCTTGGATATCTAGAGAACCAGGCATTATCCGGGCCCCAGAGCGTTGGCTACCGGAACGGGATTGAAGGCCTCGACATTGATGGTGTGGCAAGGGACATGGTCCGGAAAGCTGCAGTCAAACTCAAGACATCCATGTCTGATCTTGAGCTGGAGGTGGGATCCAGATCCTCACAGGGCAGCAGTGGTCCCTCGAACCACTCACCTCTGTCTCGCTCCCACTCCGACCCGAGGATGCTCTGTGTCTGGTCAGCAGCGGGAGTCAGAACTGTCCTGCAAGTGTTAAAAACAGAGCTTGACAGCAACTCAGATGAGTCCTTTGATCCGCTCCAGATGGCTAGAAACCTTCTAGCACGTCTAGCGTCGGGTGTCAAGAGCATCGACAATCTGGAAATTGGTGACATGCTCCAGGGCACCTCAGCAATCATGGAGCCGGAGGCTGTGAGAGAACACCCAGAAATATCTTCCACTGCCATCTACCACTCCCTGCTCATTGATTGTCCTTTCCCACCATCAGAGAGGGTTCAGGAAACAATTATCCTAAGCCATCCACTCACTGCACAGGACGTGACCACACAGAGGAAAAAGCAGCATTCTGCTGACCTTCAGACCGACAGCCTAATGGCAGAATACCCTGCCAAGGCACAACGGGTAGTGACTCAGGTCATAAGAGATTCTCCTTTAACCGTGAACATCCTGTCAGCCCACGTCTCCTCAAAGACCATTGCTGAGGCCTCAACTCACGTTCTTGAGTCCCTTCTAGTGGACTTAAACGAGGCAGTTGAGGTGAGTAGGGCAGAGCGGAGCAAGTTCTGGGAACAGGTCCAGTTATCCTCCCAGAAACTTTACAGCACAGCTGTGGACAAGCTGAAGAGTTTGTACACTGGTTGCCTCCTCAACAACGAGCAAGACCACCAGGATACCCATGTAACCGCTGACAAAATCCAGGACATGGAAGTGTCTACCAACAATGACCTCAAAGACCCAACAGTTGCAGTCAGCCAAGAGTTAGTCCGACACAGCGCAAAGAAGATCCTCACAAAGGTTCTGAATGTGATCAAAGCCGGAGTAGCTGGCTCAGAGCACTCATCTGTGGGCGAGCAGATGACCGAAGAGTGCCAAGTTGCCACAGAGATGTTGGACTCCATTCTGAACAGACTAGAAGATGATGAGCCTGATGTGGGTGAAGAGGATCATCTTCATGTGATGTCTGTCCGTGACATCTACGAGGATGTCTCATCTAAAACCTCTCAGGTTTGTATGGTGATGAGTAGCCAGGCGATGGACGCGTTGACCGATGATGTGTCTGCCGCGACCTATGTGCATG ATATTGTGTACAGGTCAGAGAGTTGTCTCTCTCAGGCCACAAGTACCCACAGGTCAGGCACTAGCCAGGCCTCCAGTGACCTTGTTGTTGAGTACATGTCTGAGCTCCATGCCAACTGCCTTGACACCGCATTGCCTGTGAGGTGCACTTCTACAGCTGTTGGCGATACAGAGACTTGTCATGTCCCCTCTGCCAGAGTGAAGAAGAAGAGTCAGGGCCGGAGGTTCAGTTGCTGCCCAAAGTTGCCAACGGTCAGGATCAAG GTGTTCAAGGGCAGAGTGGAACCAGAGAGCCTCCCCGCTCAAAAGGAGCTGCCTTCGCAGCGTTTCAGCACCTCTCGAGTTGCGCTGT ATGATGATCATGCTGTCCCATTCATTCCCCAACTTGAGGACGACCTGCCACCAGCACCTGCACAGGAGTCCCGTAAACGTCCCCTGTTTGTGAGAATGTTCCGGGCCATTTCCAGGGCCATCTCAAAGCCATTCAAGGGCTGTGCTTTTTGCAAGAAGAATTAG